The following coding sequences lie in one Pseudoxanthomonas sp. SE1 genomic window:
- a CDS encoding histidine phosphatase family protein, which yields MRILLARHGETPWNAEGRYQGQIDIPLSPVGEGQATALGQRLKDVRIDRAVASPLSRAQLTAQLALGEARADLLQTDADLQEIAHGEWEGLLASEIQEKDPARLLAWREEPDTVLMPGGESLRQVLDRSWRGLARAADGLGDDDTLLVVAHDAVNRVLLCRILGLPIAKLWTFRQAPTTLNLLEGPSVDQLEVVRLNDCAHHTPFFGEAKHRAL from the coding sequence ATGCGCATCCTGCTTGCCCGCCACGGCGAAACGCCGTGGAACGCCGAAGGCCGTTACCAGGGCCAGATCGACATCCCGCTTTCGCCGGTCGGCGAAGGTCAGGCGACTGCGCTGGGCCAGCGCCTGAAGGACGTGCGCATCGATCGCGCCGTGGCCTCGCCGCTGTCGCGCGCGCAGCTCACCGCGCAGCTGGCGCTGGGTGAAGCGCGCGCCGATCTGCTGCAGACGGATGCCGACCTGCAGGAAATCGCCCACGGCGAATGGGAAGGCCTGCTCGCCAGCGAAATCCAGGAGAAGGACCCGGCGCGTCTGCTCGCCTGGCGTGAGGAGCCGGATACCGTCCTCATGCCGGGCGGCGAATCGCTACGCCAGGTGCTGGACCGTTCCTGGCGCGGCCTCGCGCGCGCTGCCGACGGGCTGGGCGATGACGACACCTTGCTGGTCGTCGCGCACGATGCGGTCAACCGCGTCCTGCTGTGCCGCATCCTGGGCCTGCCGATCGCGAAACTCTGGACGTTCCGCCAGGCCCCGACCACGCTCAATCTGCTGGAAGGGCCGTCGGTCGACCAACTCGAAGTCGTGCGCCTCAACGATTGCGCGCACCATACGCCGTTCTTCGGCGAAGCGAAGCATCGGGCGTTGTAG
- a CDS encoding S46 family peptidase, protein MRPNLLAAAVAVPLSLLAAQIAHAGEGMWVPQQLPEIAGPLKKAGLKLSPQQISDLTGDPMGAVVALGGCTASFVSPNGLVVTNHHCAYGAIQLNSTAENNLIKNGFNAPTTGDEVSAGPNARVFVLDEITDVTKDAQAAIASAGNDALARTKALEAFEKKLIADCEADAGFRCRLYSFSGGNTYRLFKNLEIKDVRLAYAPPGSVGKYGGDIDNWMWPRHTGDFAFYRAYVGKDGKPAAFSRDNVPYQPKHWLKFADQPLGEGDFVMVAGYPGSTNRYALAAEFDNTAQWTYPTIARHYKNQIAMVQEAGKKNADIQVKYAATMAGWNNTSKNYDGQLEGFKRIDAAGQKQREEAAVLGWLKGQGIKGQAALDAHAKLLALLEQNKATRERDLTLALFNNTAMLGSASQLYRLSIEREKPNAERESGYQERDLPAIEGGLKQLERRYVAAMDRQLQEYWLNEYIKLPAGQRVAAIDAWLGGNDAAAVKRALDRLAGTKLGSTEERLKWFAADRKAFEASNDPAIQYAVAVMPTLLKLEQERKTRAGENLAARPVYLQALADYKKSQGEFVYPDANLSLRITFGNVMGYAPKDGVEYTPFTTLEGVVAKETGQDPFDSPKALLDAVAAKRYGGLEDKRIGSVPVNYLSDLDITGGNSGSPVLDAHGKLVGLAFDGNWESVSSNWVFDPEMTRMIAVDGRYLRWIMQEVYPAPQLLKEMDVGK, encoded by the coding sequence ATGCGTCCTAACCTGCTCGCCGCCGCCGTCGCGGTCCCGCTGTCCCTGCTCGCCGCCCAGATCGCCCATGCGGGCGAGGGCATGTGGGTGCCGCAGCAACTGCCCGAGATCGCCGGGCCGCTGAAGAAGGCAGGCCTGAAGCTGTCGCCGCAGCAGATCTCCGATCTCACCGGCGACCCGATGGGCGCCGTGGTCGCGCTGGGTGGCTGCACCGCCAGCTTCGTGTCGCCGAACGGCCTGGTGGTCACCAACCACCACTGCGCCTACGGCGCCATCCAGCTGAACTCCACGGCCGAGAACAACCTGATCAAGAACGGCTTCAACGCGCCGACGACGGGCGATGAAGTCAGCGCGGGCCCGAACGCGCGCGTGTTCGTGCTGGATGAAATCACCGACGTGACCAAGGATGCGCAGGCCGCCATCGCCTCCGCCGGCAACGATGCCTTGGCGCGCACGAAAGCGCTCGAGGCATTCGAGAAGAAGCTGATCGCTGACTGCGAGGCCGATGCCGGCTTCCGCTGCCGTCTGTACAGCTTCTCCGGCGGCAACACCTATCGCCTGTTCAAGAACCTGGAGATCAAGGACGTGCGCCTGGCGTACGCACCGCCGGGCAGCGTCGGCAAGTACGGCGGCGACATCGACAACTGGATGTGGCCGCGCCACACCGGCGACTTCGCGTTCTACCGTGCCTACGTGGGCAAGGACGGCAAGCCGGCCGCGTTCTCCAGGGACAACGTGCCGTACCAGCCGAAGCACTGGCTGAAGTTCGCCGACCAGCCGCTGGGCGAGGGCGATTTCGTCATGGTGGCGGGCTATCCGGGTTCGACCAACCGCTACGCGCTGGCGGCCGAGTTCGACAACACCGCGCAGTGGACCTATCCGACCATCGCGCGCCACTACAAGAACCAGATCGCGATGGTGCAGGAAGCCGGCAAGAAGAACGCCGACATCCAGGTGAAGTACGCCGCCACCATGGCCGGCTGGAACAACACCAGCAAGAACTACGACGGCCAGTTGGAAGGCTTCAAGCGCATCGACGCCGCCGGCCAGAAACAGCGAGAGGAAGCCGCCGTGCTGGGCTGGCTGAAGGGCCAGGGCATCAAGGGCCAGGCGGCGCTGGACGCGCATGCGAAGTTGCTCGCGCTGCTGGAGCAGAACAAGGCCACGCGCGAGCGCGACCTGACGCTGGCGCTGTTCAACAACACCGCGATGCTGGGCTCCGCCTCGCAGCTGTACCGCCTGTCGATCGAACGCGAAAAGCCGAATGCCGAACGCGAATCCGGCTACCAGGAACGCGACCTGCCGGCCATCGAGGGCGGCCTGAAGCAGCTCGAGCGCCGCTACGTGGCCGCGATGGATCGGCAGTTGCAGGAATATTGGTTGAACGAATACATCAAGCTGCCCGCCGGCCAGCGCGTCGCCGCGATCGATGCATGGCTGGGCGGCAACGATGCCGCGGCGGTGAAGCGCGCGCTCGACCGACTGGCCGGCACGAAGCTCGGCAGCACGGAAGAGCGGCTGAAGTGGTTTGCCGCCGACCGCAAGGCATTCGAAGCCAGCAACGATCCGGCCATCCAATACGCGGTCGCGGTAATGCCGACACTGCTGAAGCTGGAGCAGGAGCGCAAGACGCGTGCCGGCGAGAACCTGGCCGCCCGCCCGGTCTACCTGCAGGCGCTGGCCGACTACAAGAAGAGCCAGGGCGAGTTCGTCTATCCCGATGCCAACCTGTCGCTGCGCATCACCTTCGGCAACGTGATGGGTTACGCACCGAAGGACGGCGTGGAGTACACACCGTTCACCACCCTGGAAGGCGTGGTGGCGAAGGAAACCGGACAGGATCCGTTCGATTCGCCGAAGGCGCTGCTCGATGCGGTGGCCGCCAAGCGCTACGGCGGGCTGGAAGACAAGCGCATCGGTTCGGTGCCGGTGAACTACCTGTCCGATCTGGACATCACCGGCGGCAACTCCGGTTCGCCCGTGCTCGATGCGCACGGCAAGCTGGTGGGCCTGGCCTTCGACGGCAACTGGGAATCTGTCAGCTCCAACTGGGTGTTCGATCCGGAAATGACCCGCATGATCGCCGTCGATGGCCGCTACCTGCGCTGGATCATGCAGGAGGTCTACCCGGCGCCGCAGTTGCTGAAGGAAATGGACGTAGGCAAGTAA
- the tdh gene encoding L-threonine 3-dehydrogenase, giving the protein MAQTMKALVKREAGKGIWMEELPVPQPGPNEVLIKLEKTAICGTDLHIYLWDEWSQRTIKPGLTIGHEFVGRIAQLGSAVTGYEVGQRVSAEGHIVCGHCRNCRGGRQHLCPNTVGIGVNRNGAFAEYMVMPASNLWPIPDQIPSELAAFFDPYGNAAHCALEFDVVGEDVLITGAGPIGIIAAGICKHIGARNVVVTDVNDFRLKLAADMGATRVVNVANQSLKDVMADLHMEGFDVGLEMSGNPRAFNDMLDCMYHGGKIALLGILPKGAGVDWDRIIFKGLTVQGIYGRRMYETWYKMTQLVLGGFPLGKVLTHQLPIDDFQKGFDLMEQGKAGKVVLSWN; this is encoded by the coding sequence ATGGCACAGACGATGAAGGCGCTGGTGAAGCGCGAGGCCGGCAAGGGCATCTGGATGGAGGAACTCCCCGTCCCGCAGCCCGGCCCCAACGAGGTGCTGATCAAGCTGGAGAAGACCGCGATCTGCGGCACCGACCTGCACATCTACCTGTGGGACGAATGGAGCCAGCGCACCATCAAGCCCGGCCTGACCATCGGCCACGAATTCGTGGGCCGCATCGCGCAGCTCGGTTCCGCCGTCACCGGCTATGAGGTCGGCCAGCGCGTCTCGGCCGAAGGCCACATCGTCTGCGGCCACTGCCGCAACTGCCGCGGCGGCCGCCAGCACCTGTGCCCGAACACCGTGGGCATCGGCGTGAACCGCAACGGCGCCTTCGCCGAGTACATGGTGATGCCGGCCAGCAACCTGTGGCCGATCCCGGATCAGATCCCCAGCGAACTGGCTGCGTTCTTCGATCCCTATGGCAACGCGGCGCACTGCGCGCTCGAGTTCGACGTGGTCGGCGAGGACGTGCTGATCACCGGCGCTGGCCCCATCGGCATCATCGCCGCGGGCATCTGCAAGCACATCGGCGCACGCAACGTGGTGGTCACCGACGTCAACGACTTCCGCCTGAAGCTGGCCGCCGACATGGGCGCCACGCGCGTGGTCAACGTGGCCAACCAGTCGCTCAAGGACGTGATGGCGGACCTGCACATGGAAGGCTTCGACGTGGGCCTGGAGATGAGCGGCAACCCGCGCGCCTTCAACGACATGCTGGACTGCATGTACCACGGCGGCAAGATTGCGCTGCTCGGCATCCTGCCCAAGGGCGCCGGCGTGGACTGGGACCGCATCATCTTCAAGGGCCTCACCGTGCAGGGCATCTACGGCCGCAGGATGTACGAGACCTGGTACAAGATGACGCAACTGGTGCTGGGCGGCTTCCCGCTGGGCAAGGTGCTGACGCACCAGCTGCCGATCGACGATTTCCAGAAGGGCTTCGATCTGATGGAACAGGGCAAGGCTGGCAAGGTGGTGTTGAGCTGGAACTGA
- a CDS encoding TorF family putative porin: MKPVKLCTALATVLLLALPLSAFAQDAEEEASSPFSATFAVTTDYVFRGVSQTDNEPAFQAGASYSAPFGLYAGVWASNVDFGEGGPDYEVDYYVGWNKDLNDSWNLDLGVNRYTYESASDGYGDIDYNEYIAKVTWSGPVTVGGILAYADDYSNTGAEEIYAGLSASYDIGDSGFSVGATTGYTSIDAGSDGRADFYDGSVTLSKGFGPATATLGYYDTFGSDASELRRGSDIYKPGLVFTIAVAVP; the protein is encoded by the coding sequence ATGAAGCCCGTCAAGCTCTGCACCGCCCTTGCCACTGTCCTGTTGCTGGCGCTTCCGCTGTCCGCCTTCGCCCAGGATGCCGAGGAAGAAGCGTCCTCCCCGTTCAGCGCGACCTTCGCGGTGACGACGGACTACGTGTTCCGCGGCGTGTCCCAGACCGACAACGAACCGGCATTCCAGGCCGGTGCCAGCTACTCCGCGCCCTTCGGCCTGTATGCGGGCGTATGGGCGTCGAACGTGGATTTCGGAGAGGGCGGCCCTGACTATGAGGTCGACTACTACGTCGGCTGGAACAAGGATCTCAACGACAGCTGGAACCTGGACCTGGGTGTGAACCGCTACACCTATGAAAGCGCTTCCGATGGGTACGGGGATATCGATTACAACGAATACATCGCGAAGGTGACCTGGAGTGGCCCCGTGACCGTAGGCGGCATCCTCGCGTACGCCGACGACTACAGCAACACCGGCGCGGAAGAAATCTATGCGGGCCTGTCGGCCAGCTACGACATCGGCGATTCCGGCTTCTCGGTGGGTGCCACCACGGGCTACACCTCCATCGATGCCGGCAGCGATGGCCGCGCCGACTTCTACGATGGCTCCGTTACCCTCTCCAAGGGCTTCGGTCCTGCGACGGCGACGCTGGGCTACTACGACACCTTCGGTTCGGACGCGTCCGAGCTGCGTCGTGGCTCGGACATCTACAAGCCGGGCCTGGTGTTCACGATTGCCGTTGCCGTTCCCTGA
- a CDS encoding sulfate/molybdate ABC transporter ATP-binding protein → MGIKIEHLDKQFGDFKALDDVSLDIRQGELLALLGPSGSGKTTLLRVIAGLEHADGGRVLFDGEDATRLSVQARRAGFVFQHYALFRHLTVEENIAFGLRVRRGHERMLDATIRARVAELLSLVQLDGFGTRYPAQLSGGQRQRVALARALAIEPRVLLLDEPFGALDAQVRRDLRRWLRELHDRTGLTTVFVTHDQEEALELADRVAILNRGRIEQLGSPADTYDAPASPFVYSFVGAVNRLPAHWEAGTLRAAGLPLPPREQAGQGQGEVFVRPEDLRVVEEGPGWPATIIGAQRNGPRLRLRARLQGDAIEVDVDLPADHESPATTPGQPVHLAPKRFGWFPLKGA, encoded by the coding sequence ATGGGCATCAAGATCGAACACCTGGACAAGCAGTTCGGCGACTTCAAGGCGCTGGACGATGTATCGCTCGACATCCGCCAGGGTGAACTGCTGGCGCTGCTGGGGCCGTCGGGGTCCGGCAAGACCACGCTGCTGCGCGTGATCGCCGGGCTCGAACATGCGGACGGTGGACGCGTGCTGTTCGATGGCGAGGACGCGACCCGCCTCAGCGTGCAGGCGCGGCGTGCGGGTTTCGTGTTCCAGCACTACGCGCTGTTCCGCCACCTGACGGTGGAGGAGAACATCGCGTTCGGTCTGCGCGTGCGGCGCGGCCACGAGCGGATGCTGGATGCCACCATCCGCGCGCGCGTCGCGGAACTGCTTTCGCTCGTGCAACTGGACGGATTCGGCACGCGGTATCCGGCGCAGCTGTCAGGCGGCCAGCGGCAGCGCGTGGCGCTGGCGCGTGCGCTGGCGATAGAGCCGCGCGTGCTGCTGCTCGATGAGCCTTTCGGCGCCCTCGATGCGCAGGTCCGCCGGGATCTGCGTCGCTGGCTGCGGGAACTGCATGACCGCACGGGTCTGACCACCGTGTTCGTGACGCACGACCAGGAAGAAGCGCTGGAACTGGCCGACCGCGTGGCGATCCTCAACCGGGGACGCATCGAACAACTCGGCAGTCCGGCGGATACCTATGATGCGCCGGCCTCGCCCTTCGTCTATTCCTTCGTTGGTGCGGTCAATCGCCTGCCCGCGCACTGGGAAGCAGGCACGCTGCGGGCTGCAGGGTTGCCGCTGCCGCCGCGTGAGCAGGCAGGGCAGGGACAGGGCGAAGTCTTCGTGCGCCCGGAGGACCTGCGGGTGGTGGAAGAGGGGCCCGGCTGGCCGGCGACGATCATCGGCGCGCAGCGGAACGGTCCGCGCCTGCGCCTGCGGGCGCGGCTCCAGGGCGATGCCATCGAGGTCGACGTGGACTTGCCCGCCGACCACGAAAGCCCGGCCACCACCCCCGGACAGCCGGTGCACCTGGCACCAAAACGGTTCGGATGGTTTCCCCTAAAGGGTGCGTAG
- the cysW gene encoding sulfate ABC transporter permease subunit CysW, translated as MDGAASAVTAILPESSVVEAQVRPARRNAATTEPVWVQVLLVLGALAFLLSFLLLPLALVFVEALRGGWVAFAAAITEVDALAAVNLTLLVTAIVVPLNLLFGVAAAWAVSKHEFRGKRWLVTLIDLPFAVSPVVAGLIYVLIFGAQGWAYSLVDEGWRFTLPLLGDLHLQLPKIIFALPGIVLATIFVTFPFIARELMPLMEQQGTDEELAALSLGANGWQTFWRVTLPNIRWALLYGVLLCSARALGEFGAVSVVSGHIRGRTNTLPLHVEILYNEYAYSAAFAAASLLALTALVTLVLKTWLEWRHGEALAANHRH; from the coding sequence ATGGACGGCGCCGCTTCCGCCGTCACCGCCATTCTCCCGGAGTCGTCCGTCGTGGAAGCACAAGTACGTCCTGCGCGTCGCAATGCCGCCACGACCGAACCCGTATGGGTCCAGGTGCTGCTGGTGCTGGGCGCGCTCGCCTTCCTGCTGTCGTTCCTGCTGCTGCCGCTGGCGCTGGTGTTCGTCGAAGCGCTGCGGGGCGGCTGGGTGGCGTTCGCGGCCGCCATCACCGAGGTCGATGCATTGGCTGCGGTGAACCTGACGCTGCTGGTGACCGCCATCGTCGTGCCGCTGAACCTGCTCTTCGGCGTGGCAGCGGCATGGGCGGTCAGCAAGCATGAGTTCCGAGGGAAACGCTGGCTGGTCACGCTGATCGACCTGCCGTTCGCGGTGTCGCCGGTGGTGGCGGGCCTGATCTACGTGCTGATCTTCGGTGCGCAGGGCTGGGCGTATTCGCTGGTCGACGAGGGCTGGCGCTTCACGCTGCCGCTGCTGGGCGACCTGCACCTGCAGTTGCCGAAGATCATCTTCGCGCTGCCGGGCATCGTGCTGGCGACGATCTTCGTGACGTTTCCGTTCATCGCGCGCGAGCTGATGCCATTGATGGAGCAGCAGGGCACGGACGAGGAACTGGCGGCACTCAGCCTGGGCGCGAATGGCTGGCAAACCTTCTGGCGGGTGACACTGCCGAACATCCGCTGGGCGTTGCTGTACGGCGTCCTGCTGTGCAGTGCGCGCGCGCTGGGCGAGTTCGGCGCGGTGTCGGTGGTGTCCGGCCACATCCGCGGGCGCACCAACACGCTGCCCCTGCATGTGGAGATCCTCTACAACGAGTACGCCTACAGCGCGGCGTTCGCGGCGGCCTCGCTGCTGGCGCTGACTGCACTGGTGACACTGGTGCTGAAGACCTGGCTGGAGTGGCGCCACGGCGAAGCGCTGGCCGCCAACCACCGTCATTGA
- the cysT gene encoding sulfate ABC transporter permease subunit CysT — protein sequence MAAVQPWPGKARARRVIPGFGLSLGYTLAWLGLIVLIPLVGVFAKASGLGAAGIWAIWTEPRVLAALRVSFGTALAAAAFNAVMGTLVAWVFVRYRFPGKRVFDAMIDLPFALPTAVAGIALTALYGPTGWIGQWLEAAGIKVAYTPLGITVALVFIGLPFVVRVVQPVLAEIETELEEAAATLGANRWQTVRHVVLPTLWPAVLAGFALAFARGVGEYGSVIFIAGNLPGVSEIAPLLITIKLEEFDYEGATAIAAAMLLLSFALLLLINTLQARLQRTGKRAGG from the coding sequence GTGGCGGCCGTTCAACCATGGCCGGGAAAGGCGCGCGCCAGGCGCGTCATCCCCGGTTTCGGCCTCAGCCTGGGGTATACGCTGGCCTGGCTGGGGCTGATCGTGTTGATTCCGCTGGTGGGTGTGTTCGCCAAGGCCAGTGGGCTGGGTGCGGCGGGTATCTGGGCGATCTGGACCGAGCCACGTGTGCTGGCGGCCTTGCGTGTCAGCTTCGGCACGGCGCTGGCAGCCGCCGCATTCAACGCCGTGATGGGTACGCTGGTCGCCTGGGTGTTCGTGCGCTACCGCTTCCCCGGCAAGCGCGTGTTCGACGCGATGATCGATCTGCCGTTCGCGCTGCCTACCGCTGTGGCGGGCATTGCGTTGACCGCGTTGTACGGGCCCACCGGTTGGATCGGGCAATGGCTGGAAGCCGCCGGCATCAAGGTGGCGTACACACCGCTCGGCATCACCGTGGCGCTGGTGTTCATCGGATTGCCTTTCGTCGTGCGCGTGGTGCAGCCAGTGCTTGCGGAAATCGAGACGGAGCTGGAAGAAGCGGCCGCCACCCTGGGGGCGAACCGCTGGCAGACGGTTCGCCACGTGGTGCTGCCCACGCTGTGGCCGGCCGTGCTGGCCGGCTTCGCGCTGGCCTTCGCACGCGGCGTGGGCGAGTACGGATCGGTGATCTTCATCGCCGGCAATCTGCCGGGCGTCTCGGAGATCGCGCCGCTGCTGATCACGATCAAGCTGGAAGAGTTCGACTACGAGGGTGCCACGGCGATCGCGGCGGCCATGCTGTTGCTGTCGTTCGCGTTGCTGCTGCTGATCAACACGTTGCAGGCGCGTCTGCAGCGCACCGGCAAGCGGGCAGGGGGCTGA
- a CDS encoding sulfate ABC transporter substrate-binding protein codes for MNTYPFRRHARNALLALSLTLAAAAGARDIKLLNVSYDPTREFYREFNAAFAAEWQKTKGQKVSIETSHGGSGKQARSVIDGLEADVVTLALAYDIDSISRRAALFPANWQSRLPENSAPYTSTIVFLVRKGNPKKIRDWHDLVKPGISVITPNPKTSGGARWNYLAAWAYGLTIFKGDEAKTRRFVRALFRNVPVLDTGARGSTTTFVQRGIGDVLLAWENEAFLSIEELGPDKFDIVVPSLSILAEPPVALVDRNVDRHGTREAAQAYLKYLYSPTGQRLAARHYYRPRYPQHAAQEDIARFPKLELVTIDGIFGSWAKAQATHFADGGVFDQIQAK; via the coding sequence ATGAATACCTATCCGTTCCGACGCCATGCCCGCAATGCCCTGCTCGCGTTGAGCCTGACGCTGGCAGCCGCCGCGGGTGCCAGGGACATCAAGCTGCTCAATGTGTCCTACGACCCGACGCGCGAGTTCTATCGCGAGTTCAATGCCGCCTTCGCCGCCGAGTGGCAGAAGACCAAGGGGCAGAAGGTCAGTATCGAGACCTCGCACGGCGGTTCCGGCAAGCAGGCGCGCTCGGTCATCGATGGCCTCGAGGCCGATGTGGTGACGCTGGCGCTGGCCTACGACATCGACTCGATTTCCCGGCGCGCCGCGCTGTTTCCGGCGAACTGGCAATCGCGCCTGCCGGAGAACAGCGCGCCGTACACCTCGACGATTGTCTTCCTGGTGCGCAAGGGCAATCCGAAGAAGATCCGAGACTGGCACGACCTGGTGAAGCCGGGCATCTCGGTCATCACGCCGAATCCGAAGACCTCGGGCGGCGCGCGCTGGAACTACCTGGCCGCATGGGCCTACGGCCTGACCATATTCAAGGGCGACGAAGCGAAGACGCGCAGGTTCGTGCGTGCGTTGTTCCGCAACGTGCCCGTCCTTGACACCGGCGCGCGCGGCTCGACCACCACGTTCGTCCAGCGCGGCATCGGCGACGTCCTGCTGGCGTGGGAAAACGAGGCCTTCCTGTCGATCGAGGAACTGGGCCCCGACAAGTTCGACATCGTGGTGCCGTCGTTGTCGATCCTGGCCGAGCCGCCGGTGGCGCTGGTGGATCGCAATGTCGACAGGCACGGTACGCGTGAAGCGGCGCAGGCGTACCTGAAGTACCTGTATTCGCCAACGGGCCAGCGGCTCGCGGCCAGACACTACTATCGTCCGCGTTACCCGCAGCATGCGGCGCAGGAAGACATCGCGCGCTTCCCGAAGCTGGAACTGGTGACGATCGACGGCATTTTCGGTTCCTGGGCGAAGGCGCAGGCCACGCACTTCGCGGACGGTGGCGTGTTCGACCAGATCCAGGCGAAGTAA
- the kbl gene encoding glycine C-acetyltransferase yields the protein MSNPLTAHYATTLDEIRAQGLFKAERIITSPQSAEITLADGRTVLNFCANNYLGLADHPDIIQAAKDALDTHGFGMASVRFICGTQDLHKQLEKTIADFFGTEDTILYAACFDANGGLFEPLLGEDDAIISDALNHASIIDGVRLCKAKRFRYANCDMADLEAQLQAADAAGCKTKLITTDGVFSMDGFIAPLDEITALAKKYNALVHIDECHATGFLGATGRGSAEVKGVLDRIDIITGTLGKAMGGALGGFTTARKEVVELLRQRSRPYLFSNSLPPHVVAAGIKAFEMLDAAGDLRETLAANTAYFREKMTAAGFDIKPGVHPISPVMLYDAPLAQRFAERLLEEGIYAIGFFFPVVAKGQARIRTQMSAAHTREHLDRAIDAFTRIGRELGVLKA from the coding sequence ATGTCCAACCCGCTCACCGCCCACTACGCCACCACCCTCGACGAGATCCGCGCCCAGGGCCTGTTCAAGGCCGAGCGGATCATCACCAGCCCGCAGTCGGCGGAAATCACGCTGGCCGACGGGCGCACGGTGCTGAACTTCTGCGCCAACAACTACCTGGGGCTGGCCGACCATCCGGACATCATCCAGGCGGCGAAGGACGCGCTGGACACGCACGGCTTCGGCATGGCCTCGGTGCGCTTCATCTGCGGCACGCAGGACTTGCACAAGCAGCTGGAGAAGACGATCGCGGACTTCTTCGGCACGGAGGACACGATCCTCTACGCGGCCTGCTTCGATGCCAACGGCGGCCTGTTCGAGCCGCTGCTGGGCGAAGACGACGCGATCATTTCCGATGCACTGAACCACGCATCGATCATCGACGGCGTGCGCCTGTGCAAGGCCAAGCGCTTCCGCTACGCCAACTGCGACATGGCCGACCTGGAAGCGCAGTTGCAAGCGGCCGATGCGGCCGGCTGCAAGACCAAGCTGATCACCACCGACGGCGTGTTCTCGATGGATGGCTTCATCGCACCGCTGGACGAGATCACCGCGCTGGCGAAGAAATACAACGCCCTGGTGCACATCGACGAATGCCACGCGACCGGCTTTCTCGGTGCGACGGGCCGCGGCTCAGCCGAAGTGAAGGGCGTGCTGGACAGGATCGACATCATCACGGGCACGCTGGGCAAGGCGATGGGCGGCGCGCTGGGCGGCTTCACCACGGCGAGGAAGGAAGTGGTCGAACTGCTGCGCCAGCGCTCGCGACCGTACCTGTTCTCCAACTCGCTGCCGCCGCATGTCGTGGCCGCCGGCATCAAGGCCTTCGAGATGCTCGATGCGGCCGGTGACCTGCGCGAGACGCTGGCCGCCAACACCGCCTACTTCCGCGAGAAGATGACCGCTGCCGGCTTCGACATCAAGCCGGGCGTGCACCCCATCAGCCCGGTGATGCTGTACGACGCACCGCTTGCACAGCGCTTCGCCGAGCGCCTGCTGGAGGAAGGGATCTATGCGATCGGCTTCTTCTTCCCGGTGGTCGCGAAGGGCCAGGCCCGCATCCGCACGCAGATGAGCGCCGCGCACACGCGTGAACATCTGGATCGCGCCATCGATGCCTTCACCCGCATCGGTCGCGAGTTGGGCGTACTGAAGGCGTAG
- a CDS encoding pseudouridine synthase, producing the protein MPQRRTPRDTRTTARQGVPGSPAARHGLARILSKQGVCSRTEAARWITDGRVSVDGRIVRDPEFPVVAGHAVVRVDGQAAAAADRHYLMLNKPRGLVTTTRDERGRDTVYRCLEGAGLPWTAPVGRLDKASEGLLLFTNDPEWASRVTDPAYGPDKTYHVQIDRVPDEALLRALQAGIHVGGEHLAARQARLLRAGERNAWVEIVLDEGRNRQIRRLLEAFDIRVLRLVRVAIGPLVLGTLAKGAWRMLDAAEREALAPMTGC; encoded by the coding sequence ATGCCTCAGCGCAGAACGCCTCGCGATACGCGGACGACCGCGCGTCAGGGCGTGCCCGGCAGTCCCGCAGCGCGACACGGATTGGCGCGCATTCTGTCCAAACAGGGCGTCTGCTCGCGAACGGAAGCCGCGCGCTGGATCACCGACGGCAGGGTGTCCGTCGACGGGCGCATCGTTCGCGATCCGGAATTCCCGGTGGTTGCCGGCCATGCCGTCGTGCGCGTGGATGGCCAGGCGGCTGCGGCTGCGGATCGCCATTACCTGATGCTCAACAAGCCTCGCGGCCTGGTCACGACGACGCGCGACGAACGCGGGCGCGATACCGTCTATCGTTGTCTGGAAGGTGCAGGCCTGCCATGGACCGCGCCGGTCGGGCGGTTGGACAAAGCCAGCGAGGGTCTGCTGCTTTTCACCAACGATCCGGAATGGGCCTCACGCGTCACGGATCCTGCGTACGGGCCCGACAAGACCTACCACGTGCAGATCGATCGGGTGCCCGACGAGGCATTGTTGCGCGCGCTGCAAGCGGGTATCCACGTCGGAGGGGAACATCTGGCTGCGCGCCAGGCACGCCTGTTGCGTGCCGGCGAACGCAATGCCTGGGTGGAGATCGTGCTCGATGAAGGCCGCAACCGGCAGATCCGGCGACTGCTTGAGGCTTTCGACATCCGCGTGTTGCGGCTGGTCCGGGTTGCCATCGGACCGTTGGTGCTGGGCACGTTGGCGAAGGGCGCATGGCGCATGCTCGATGCAGCGGAACGCGAAGCGCTGGCGCCGATGACCGGCTGCTGA